The following proteins are co-located in the Vigna angularis cultivar LongXiaoDou No.4 chromosome 2, ASM1680809v1, whole genome shotgun sequence genome:
- the LOC128195259 gene encoding F-box/LRR-repeat protein At3g48880-like: MAGNCILIKMTSVVAEEGEKLAGGSIRSGDDGSVNGSQTIEALKRVRKASTNLSRTIPEADIRSLVDSWRSNHAQGKREQMENMESTFRKKQKVNNDLIYDILVKIFLSLNVVDVAVASLVCKSWNNACRDPSLWNKIDLSRLRSYCFNIPFNKVGAYRHSSLQMNQFLKHLLDLSNGNTTYIIFNFYVYLTNEQFIMVAQRTPNLKRVVLPKTGDFLRAGVDTVLSLWRGLESITTTSAVSNYYMILAIGKYYNNVTELKFSDGNFEEKHALAMTKYIPKLKILSIRHLIISWKALLCVLNFLEDLEKVNICNSLILDTAYPRAFVEMSELKDLLPTSSMEKLIYCETGTCLRCMNGRDTTRSRQPDGPLEDIWGEDEIASLVHLPQPSEAERFATRHVRVLPS, encoded by the exons ATGGCTGGGAATTGTATCTTGATAAAGATGACGTCAGTGGTGGCGGAAGAAGGAGAGAAACTCGCCGGAGGCTCCATTCGGTCTGGTGATGACGGTAGCGTCAATGGCTCAC aaacTATAGAAGCTCTGAAAAGGGTAAGGAAGGCCTCGACCAACCTCAGTAGAACTATTCCTGAGGCAGATATCCGCTCTTTAGTAGATAGTTGGAGAAGCAACCATGCACAAG GAAAACGTGAACAAATGGAGAATATGGAATCAACATTTCGAAAAAAGCAGAAAGTGAATAACGATTTGATATATGATATTCttgtaaaaatctttttatccCTCAACGTTGTGGATGTTGCAGTTGCCTCCCTAGTTTGCAAATCTTGGAATAATGCTTGTCGGGACCCATCTCTATGGAACAAGATTGATCTCTCCCGACTCCGTTCTTACTGCTTCAACATACCATTCAATAAAGTTGGAGCTTACAGACACTCAAGTTTGCAGATGAATCAattcttgaaacatcttcttgaTCTGAGTAATGGAAATACCACCTacattatattcaatttttatgtttaCCTAACCAATGAACAGTTCATCATGGTGGCACAAAG GACCCCAAACCTGAAACGAGTTGTTCTACCAAAGACGGGTGATTTCTTAAGAGCAGGAGTGGACACCGTACTGAGCTTATGGAGAGGTCTTGAATCCATTACCACTACTTCTGCTGTGTCCAATTATTACATGATCCTAGCTATTGGAAAATATTACAACAACGTCACCGAGCTGAAATTTTCTGATGGCAACTTTGAAGAAAAGCATGCTTTGGCCATGACTAAATACATCCCGAAGTTGAAGATATTGAGCATTCGGCATTTAATAATTAGCTGGAAGGCATTGTTGTGTGTGCTGAATTTCTTGGAAGATTTGGAGAAGGTGAACATATGCAACAGTTTGATTCTGGACACAGCATATCCTCGAGCATTTGTAGAGATGAGTGAGCTAAAGGACCTTTTGCCAACATCGAGTATGgaaaagcttatatattgtgaAACAGGAACGTGCTTGAGGTGCATGAATGGTAGAGACACTACTCGAAGCAGACAACCAGATGGACCCCTTGAAGATATATGGGGAGAGGATGAAATAGCATCTCTTGTACATTTGCCTCAACCTTCTGAGGCTGAAAGGTTTGCTACCAGACATGTAAGAGTGCTACCTTCATGA